A window of Centropristis striata isolate RG_2023a ecotype Rhode Island chromosome 13, C.striata_1.0, whole genome shotgun sequence genomic DNA:
ccccctgctggaattttcgctagattgcaggcttaaggcacttcatggttggcctccatgctcagacacggagattgccgcctggtgcTATCACATGATTGAATATGCGTTATTAGCGATTATGTTTCCCATAAGTAAGGGTGCATAGGGGCCTGCTAGTAGATTGTTATCAACCCATTGAATGGGCtgctattttaattttaatttttgagctttattttgatagtgagagatatAGAGTAAAagggggagagggggagggTACCTGCTCACAAGGACTAAGCCTTAGTGGTATGCGCTCCACTAATGTGACACCGGGACGCCCCGAATGGGCTGCTATATTAACATGCATTGTTGGTGGCGGACTCTAGTGGCCATAGAAATTCTGACATGACACGACGGCGGAAGTGATGTGACAATTATTTAATGTAATGAATATGTGCATGGAGCCAAACAATACAGCATAGTaagaatgatgtttttttttctctctctctctccggcaTCAGCATTTACacttgtttgtcttgtttttctctgcagtAATGTGGAACCTCAGAGGCCGTCTCCCCAAAAGAAAAGTGCCCCTCAGCCCACTGACCCCTGTAAAGGCTGCAGGTGAGAGCAAACGCCAACACTGACCTTTTTGTTTACGCCTTCATCATATCAAGCCACGTCAGCGCTACAGGGATTACAcacctgactgtgtgtgtgtgtgtgtgtgtgtgacagggagATCATCGACAAAGTGATAGGACGTTACTCTCAAACCTGGAAGAAGCAAGAggacaattaccaaaaattcaggtaaaaaaaaaaaagattacactGTCTCGCTCTGAACATTtagaacaacaaaacaagaacaaacaaagaaaaaaggttgCCTGCAAATAATTGTTCATGCATGCTGTATCCAGTGTCCATAGCCGCAGGAGTTGTCTATACATTgtcacagtacagtacagtacattcATAGTTCATACCTCACTGAGCTCCTCCAAACCTACACACCCTGCCGTACACTCAGGACCTCCTCTGCTTCACTCCTCTCCACCCCTTCCGCCCATTTAGCCACAATGGGACTACGATCTTTTAGCTGCTCTGCCCCCcgactctggaacaaactccctcaGTACATCCGCTCTCTAACAACACTGTCAACTTTCAAGTCACATCTCAAAACACACCTGTTCAGACTAGCCTATCCCtaaaatattcatcattttcaaattacaatttttctctgtattgtttcagtgttgtttattgtttattattactgtcattgttgtctttattgttcaaatttgtaattgtttcattgttgtttattattactgccattgctgttttattattattgttttgtttttaattgtttattgtaaggtgaccttgagagtcctgaaaggcgcctgtaaataaaatgcattattacatTAAGCCATGCTCAAGAGGGGCACATAAATCAACAGACGAGGCCATTTGCTTTCTGATAAAatcaaaaaagaaatcatatcTGAGATTACCCTTCTCTCAAAATAAGTCTTTGAGCTACACAAAACATCAAAACCTGCTGAGTCTCATGTGGCTCATGTTTTAACTTGTAAATTATTCATGGGAAAATTCATGGGAAGAACCTGTTAAGTCTGTTCTTTGAAATTTAAATGCAATGCATTACTTTAAACTACTAAATTCAAAGGTTTAAACAGGAAACTTCTATATAAGGCGTGTTTTTTATACACGCCTACACGGTCGACcataaagttgttttcacactgcaaaaaggtgtgtctaaaaacaagatctgagggaaattatcttgctgcatggacagataatttcacttgacaagatttcttgaattaagattgttgaatctagaaaaaagcatgttgaacacttagaaagaaaagaaacgaactcttaaaacaagataaattatctaacacttctaaatctaagttgttgttttttttatcttggtaataaccaaatAGTTTGCAGTGCAGACATAATCCTACATTAATTGTGGCTTaatttttcattgtgatatgcttggaagagattgattgataaagttTTGAGTATATATACTTAAGCCATCAAGAATAAattacattgtcacaatcatttcatggaagaggtaaaaaatatttcattccaacttcatgggcgaccAGGTAGTTACAAAGAAGAACAACTGAAAGCATGGAAAAGGGAAGTGGAATTTACAGGCCACTGTTAACCACATGGTctaaatataacacattttaaggTCATGTGAGTTATGGTAAAACAGAGGGACTTCACCTGAAGGAACCCAACAACCTCTTTCACTCACCAGGGGGCTTTTATGGAAACAAAACGTCAAAAGgggaaaacttttattttgaacaataatcgataagctcttactgtatttctcagATTACAACACTCCTGACTGTATGTTGTTTAACAAAGTCCTTGTGGTTCCTCAGATCTCAGCTGAGCAGCAAGTGCCATGGTTTTGACAAGGCCATCATCACCCAGGCCAACACTCCAGTGGGATTTAAGATTGTGTACGACGGGGAAAAAAGGCGGAGCCTCCAGGTGACTCCGGAGATCTTCGGCACCTTTGCAAAGGTCTGTTGTTTGCCCTTCATGAATAATAACCACCATTAACATCTGCTGTGTGTTGATTGTTCTCTACCACAGAGATTATTTCACTGCTTTGCTCTTGCATGTTCTGCCAAAGGTCACATGTCTACTCACATGTTGGCTCTTAGACACATGGGGCTACACAGcatggttttatttttggtaaggGGCTCACAAAGTCCAGACTAGAGACTTTCCTGAGCTGGACCTACTGCCTGTACTTCTGAGCTATACACACTTTTTACTGCAAGCCCTGATGAGTAAACACATTCTATAACAAAAGCCAGTGTGTTTCCATGCGAAGATTCAAGGATTTGTTAAGaaagtttaataaatgtaaattaggGGGCAAGAAAATACAGGGGGCACCCAGAGTTGAACAGCAGACCTCTTGATCTGCTGTCAAATGTTCTACCACtgagctatatatatatagagctATATATGTCCCCCTGTGACATGTACTAATTGTATACAACATGATCTATTTTTAAAGACATCTATGTCATCAGCCTAAATATGACTTGGGCAATTCTGCTATGAGGCTAATGCAGTAATGCATGGTGAATCAGCAGTGTTAGGAGAGTAGAGCTAGGCAGACATCTCAACTAGGCCAAAATAtcacttaggcaattatgctatgaggctaacgatatgttAAAGCAGAAATAGTAAGAATACATAGTACAGCCAACAAAGTTAAACCTgtggaatatatatttttctttaatttgtatttttgacCACTGACATTCAGATTAATTACAGTCACAACATCTATTTAATAAAattgagtaaataaataaatatgaagtaATTATTGAATAAATGTAGGGAGTTTAATAATAAAGACAACTGTGCATAAGATAGATGTGGATACCTATAATACCACAGAGGTTATGTTTCGGAAAAATGTACAGAAATTATCTGACACAGGACCATGATTTCAATGTGGCGTTAGGGGGTGGCGAATTTCATAAttattcattaccattaaccgcttatccacatTCGGGTctcggggggctggagcctattccagctgacattgggcgataGGCGGGGtaaccctggacaggtcgccagactatcgcagggctgacatatagatacagacaatcacgcactcattcacacctacgggcaatttataGTCACcaattatattttgttataatGTCAAATGTAGTTAGATGTTATAACACTGCAAAGGGTTCCAGGGGAAAGCCAGAGTTGAACTGGGGACCGCTTGATCTGCTGTGCATTGGACAAGCATTGGAGCTTAATTACCTTCAATCTGAGAGAATTTGTGCATTTGTATGATGTGTTAGATCCGGTAATCTAAGACTAAAGTTACTTAAATGGTTTCTAGGAGGCACCCAGATTTGAACTGGGGACCTCTTGACCTGCAGTCAAATGCCCTACCACTGAGCTATACACCCTGTGACAAGCATTTGTTCTTTACAACATCATCTATTTACATACGTTAAAgcagaaaagtaaaaatacaaagtaGAACCAACAAACctgtgaatatatatttttcattactttGGATTTTTGACCACTGTCATTTAGGATAATTACAGTCATAAGTGAGTCAtccaattaaaataattaagtagtgaaataaaataatgaagtaaAATCTTGAACAAATGTATGGAGTTTAATAATAAAGACAACCGTGCAAAAGGCAGGTGTGACATATGACACCACAGAGGATTTCAGTTTGTCTGTTTcggaaaaatacagaaatgatcCAACACAGGCCCATGATTTCAATGCGGGTTAGGGGGTTTCCATTAGACATTTGACCATCTGACAATGAAGTATGGGAGATTAATTTACCTGGAATCTGAGAGAATTTGTGCATTTTCATAATATGTCAAATGTAGTTAGATGTGGTAATGTAACACTGCAAATGCCTAAAGGTTGATCTATTGTGAACAAACGGCACAGGCCCCCGAAACTCATGTTGGGTAGGGGATTTCCAAAGATATTCGACCATCTGACAAACATGGGAACTTGTCAGATGGTCTGAGAGaatttgtgcatttgtgtgatATGTTAGATCTGGTAAGACTAAAGTTACTTAtattgtttcttattttgcttACTTACTAATTGCCAACTTATATTGTTTCTTATATTGATTATATTGACAAATATCTTTTTTCTAAAGATATTCGTCCATCTGACAAGCATGGGAGCTTAATTTACCTTGAATCTGAGAATCTATAATACCACAGAGCGTTTCAGTTTGTCTGTTTcggaaaaatacagaaatgatcCAACACAGGCCCATGATTTCAATGTGGGTTTCCATTAGACATCAGACCATCTGACAAGCAGTTCTGATGATGTATGGGAGTTTAATCTACCTTGAATCTGAGAGAATTTGTGCATTTGTATGATGTGTTAGATGTCAAATGTAGTtagattttttaatgtaacactGCAAATGCCTAAAGGTCTAGAGGGGGCACACAGAGATGAACTGGGGACCTCTGGATCTGCAGTCAAATGCTCTGCCACTGagctatataaaaaatatgagcTATTGTGAACAAACGGCACAGGCCCCTGATACTAACTTTTTACAAAGATATTCCATCTGACAAGCATGGGAGTTTAATTTACCTTGAATCTGAGAGATAATTTGTGCATTTGTATATATTAGATGTTGTAATCTAAGACTAAAGTTAGTTACCTTTTGATCTGCAGTCAAatgctctaccactgagctgTACCCCCTCTCACAGTGTCCACTGCAACTACGATTTTCTCCTATGAACTCTTGACAATGCACAGAGCATCTAATCGGGGTTGGGTCCAGGTTACTCTGTATacatgttgttttgtagtaAGTTTCCCATTGCTGTTGATTCCAGGAGCATCCATTCCCAAATAAAACATGGGAAACGTGTGCTGTCGTTGGGAACGGAGGGATCCTtgcaaacagcagctgtggaaaTATGATTGATTCAGCTCAGTTTGTTATGAGGTGAGAAAGTTGAAAGCCTGATTATCGCTTTATCAacaatattcaattattttctgttCCATTTAATGAACTTGAGGCCTTCTGTGTTGCTTGTTCAGGTGCAACCTTCCTCCTTTGGAAAACAACTATGAGAAACATGTGGGCATCAAGACTGACCTTGTGACAGCAAACCCAAGCATCCTCCTAGAGAAGTGAGTGAGAGGACCATCTTAAAAATGAATCATCACGCCTAATGATCAATCATTAGGCGTGTTTCCAACAGGGAATTTCATGTGCATTTTGGagattcacaagaaaaaaaactttttggtggaaacaccaaaataaaataaaaatgttccaaaatgcgcataaaagttTGAACACTCGCTTGAGGTGGTTCTTgtctttttcaggaaaaaaagttaatgCGCAAAATAGGtgcttttttgaataatttctgatgTAGCtgacatttaactcacatgactgatcagctgtttcctgtgacatgaaagaacaattataagttgcccaattgaatctaatttctgaagacatattttctctcatgggtggccagaGTTGTCCGAtaagcaacctctttttttaatttattttttctctcttgcttaatctcttcttcttctactgttttctttcttgcataatctcttcttaaaaaaaaagtcttgcaTGCCTCAACGGTGAAAGTAGACTTTGATTGACATCTGCTGTTTATTTTCAGGTATGGGGCTCTAATGGGGCGTCGGCGTCCATTTGTGGAAAGTCTGCAGAGCTATGGCGACTCCCTGCTGCTCCTTCCTGCCTTCTCCTATGGCCACAACACTCCTGTGTGCCTGCGGGCCGTCTACACCATCGAGGACTTTAACAGCCCGACGCGGCCCATCTTCTTCAACCCTGAGTACCTCCAGAAACTGGCTGGCTT
This region includes:
- the LOC131984024 gene encoding alpha-2,8-sialyltransferase 8F-like; this encodes MRGQLLKSVFSLMITLFCLGSLLTTLVWYMVDNNNVEPQRPSPQKKSAPQPTDPCKGCREIIDKVIGRYSQTWKKQEDNYQKFRSQLSSKCHGFDKAIITQANTPVGFKIVYDGEKRRSLQVTPEIFGTFAKEHPFPNKTWETCAVVGNGGILANSSCGNMIDSAQFVMRCNLPPLENNYEKHVGIKTDLVTANPSILLEKYGALMGRRRPFVESLQSYGDSLLLLPAFSYGHNTPVCLRAVYTIEDFNSPTRPIFFNPEYLQKLAGFWRSQGLRAVRLSTGIIMASLALEHCANVHLYGFWPFSNHPHGLHALTNHYYDDRQTKTKFHAMPAEFELLLQLHSQGVLRLHLGDCAPGEK